A region of Candidatus Micrarchaeota archaeon DNA encodes the following proteins:
- the rnhB gene encoding ribonuclease HII, protein MSIQCGGDEAGRGAILGPLVIGMVVVKSTSLHKLSDIGVRDSKMLSEKRRNSLYDDIATIASDMQVEKIFPSEINEAMKNHISLNELEAKHFAALFDRIGKGVNSVYLDSPDVIPERFGTRFKMSCSKPTVVTGVKSQREKGVKYVRIVSEHKADSRYPLVSAASIIAKVTRDREIAKLERSLKIPIGSGYPSDYKTIDAIRRNLRTGILDEHIRHRWITMDRIKQTKLTSF, encoded by the coding sequence TTGTCAATACAGTGCGGTGGGGACGAAGCTGGACGTGGAGCCATACTGGGTCCGCTTGTCATAGGCATGGTAGTTGTAAAGAGCACCAGCCTGCACAAGTTGTCTGACATAGGGGTAAGGGACTCAAAGATGCTTTCGGAGAAGCGCAGGAACTCGTTGTATGACGACATAGCAACCATAGCCTCTGACATGCAGGTTGAGAAGATATTCCCTAGCGAGATAAATGAGGCGATGAAGAACCACATATCGCTGAACGAGCTCGAGGCCAAGCATTTCGCCGCGCTGTTCGACAGGATAGGGAAGGGCGTCAATTCCGTTTACCTTGATTCCCCGGATGTGATACCGGAAAGGTTCGGGACAAGGTTCAAGATGTCATGCAGCAAGCCTACAGTTGTCACTGGGGTTAAATCCCAGAGGGAGAAGGGGGTCAAGTACGTCAGGATAGTATCGGAGCACAAGGCCGACAGCAGATATCCGTTGGTTTCCGCGGCAAGCATAATAGCAAAGGTCACAAGGGACAGGGAGATAGCCAAGCTCGAGAGATCGCTTAAGATACCTATAGGCTCAGGCTATCCGTCAGACTACAAGACCATTGACGCCATAAGGAGGAACCTGAGGACAGGCATACTTGACGAGCACATACGGCACAGGTGGATAACAATGGACAGGATAAAGCAAACAAAGCTAACGAGCTTCTGA
- the rplJ gene encoding 50S ribosomal protein L10, with product MLTKTQKVSFVDEHKRMLKSYKVVGIVQLSGVPDRLLQSTKNQLRSEVKFIMGRKTLLKKILESSEKTKKLAGELTGTSAIILSNDDPFELYGKFKSNSLKLSAKPGQTAPEDVNVLAGETSIQPGQTVTDLKSAGIDVQIQKGKVVIAKDKVLVKKGDVIGSKVAKALHTLEILPFKAVMEPTVLFADNMTFSKAVLGISREGTTNEMMVCFRNALGLCLELNIVNAYTISSFITRAYNNALHVGLEAKALDSGIVELLLSSAAVQAAALGSKAGQEAK from the coding sequence ATGCTTACAAAAACCCAAAAGGTAAGTTTCGTAGACGAGCACAAGAGGATGCTCAAGTCCTACAAAGTGGTAGGCATAGTCCAGCTAAGCGGCGTGCCGGACAGGCTGCTCCAGTCGACGAAGAACCAGCTCAGGTCCGAAGTGAAGTTCATAATGGGCAGGAAGACCCTGCTCAAGAAGATACTGGAAAGCAGCGAAAAGACGAAGAAGCTTGCAGGTGAGCTTACGGGAACCTCTGCGATAATACTCAGCAACGACGATCCCTTTGAGCTTTACGGCAAATTCAAGTCAAACAGCCTCAAGCTTTCTGCAAAGCCGGGGCAGACAGCACCTGAGGACGTCAACGTCCTTGCTGGGGAGACAAGCATACAGCCGGGCCAGACGGTAACAGACCTGAAGAGCGCAGGCATAGACGTGCAGATACAGAAGGGCAAGGTCGTCATAGCCAAGGACAAGGTGCTGGTCAAGAAGGGCGATGTAATAGGCTCGAAGGTCGCCAAGGCTCTTCACACACTTGAGATACTGCCTTTCAAGGCGGTAATGGAGCCAACTGTGCTTTTTGCTGACAATATGACGTTCAGCAAGGCTGTTCTTGGCATAAGCAGGGAAGGGACGACCAATGAAATGATGGTATGCTTCAGGAATGCATTGGGATTGTGCCTCGAGCTTAACATAGTAAACGCTTATACCATATCAAGCTTCATAACCAGGGCTTACAACAACGCATTGCACGTTGGGCTGGAGGCCAAGGCGCTCGACTCGGGAATAGTCGAGCTTCTGCTCTCAAGCGCTGCGGTTCAGGCTGCCGCCCTGGGCAGCAAGGCAGGGCAGGAGGCCAAATGA
- the rpl12p gene encoding 50S ribosomal protein P1 — MEYVYAALLLDAAGKEINEKNIEEVVKAAGFTPDEAQAKAITASLKGVNIKDVIKNAQTMQVQAAAAPAAGAAAPSAHGEKKEHKDEKAEAKKEEEAAGGLASLFGG, encoded by the coding sequence ATGGAATATGTATACGCTGCACTTCTTTTGGATGCTGCAGGAAAGGAGATAAACGAGAAGAACATAGAGGAGGTAGTCAAGGCAGCAGGATTCACGCCTGACGAGGCACAGGCCAAGGCCATAACCGCTTCGCTGAAGGGAGTGAACATAAAGGACGTCATAAAGAACGCCCAGACAATGCAGGTGCAGGCTGCCGCAGCGCCAGCAGCAGGGGCCGCAGCTCCGTCCGCGCACGGGGAGAAGAAGGAGCACAAGGACGAGAAGGCAGAGGCCAAGAAGGAGGAGGAGGCCGCAGGAGGGCTAGCCAGCCTGTTCGGAGGCTGA
- a CDS encoding 4Fe-4S dicluster domain-containing protein, with protein MDVYVNKTKCTGCQHCKDVCPVAVFEMHSRKDMEKANADTAPEDAKWKGTTEPAVHEKWANVQDGHKHFADENDGTSGGLSVAVQGSACILCQACLIECEGECIHITDDSGVRYDSIYK; from the coding sequence ATGGACGTTTACGTGAACAAGACCAAATGCACAGGTTGCCAGCACTGCAAGGACGTATGCCCTGTCGCAGTATTCGAGATGCACAGCAGGAAGGACATGGAGAAGGCGAACGCGGATACGGCACCGGAGGATGCTAAATGGAAGGGCACCACCGAGCCCGCAGTCCATGAGAAGTGGGCCAACGTGCAGGACGGCCACAAGCACTTCGCTGACGAGAACGACGGCACGAGCGGGGGTCTTTCAGTTGCGGTGCAGGGGAGCGCGTGCATACTGTGCCAGGCCTGCCTCATAGAATGCGAAGGCGAGTGCATACACATAACCGACGACTCTGGAGTAAGGTACGACTCGATATACAAATAG